A region from the Armatimonadota bacterium genome encodes:
- a CDS encoding ankyrin repeat domain-containing protein: MRIAPLIGLRQRLRAVAARNPICALAAIALAVDGAVALSLLFAYADLLDIYDLIVLGGRPAAIRAEMDDAPMSAMRIVGLDVRPYMIDEAVWHARTRCTLALLRDGATAGYALRSAAAAGKWRVATAVLSSRYPAERTSLRFCAVAALPAGRADILSLALRRGLSPAAKSFGEPLLSAAAFWGDVLPITNLVRAGASVNGTDRFGQTALMTCVCGATSPNYGPQELPRTAAARLLIRLGAAVNAKDYSGRTALDLAVRNGDLALASILLHAGGRASQQSGTSDSVGRAASRYVRARHEP; the protein is encoded by the coding sequence ATGCGGATTGCACCACTGATCGGGTTGCGGCAGAGGTTGCGTGCCGTTGCGGCACGCAACCCAATCTGTGCGCTAGCTGCTATCGCTCTGGCGGTGGACGGTGCCGTGGCCCTATCGCTGCTATTTGCGTACGCCGACCTACTAGACATCTACGACCTCATCGTACTGGGAGGCCGACCAGCCGCCATCCGGGCAGAAATGGATGATGCCCCGATGAGCGCCATGCGAATAGTGGGCTTAGACGTCCGGCCATACATGATAGACGAGGCAGTGTGGCACGCCCGTACGCGGTGCACGTTGGCGCTACTCCGTGACGGCGCAACGGCCGGCTACGCGCTTCGGTCGGCGGCAGCCGCCGGAAAATGGCGAGTCGCGACCGCCGTGCTCTCCAGCCGGTATCCGGCCGAAAGGACCTCGCTCAGATTCTGCGCCGTTGCGGCGCTTCCGGCGGGTCGTGCAGATATCCTCTCGCTCGCCCTGCGGCGTGGCCTTAGCCCTGCTGCCAAGTCGTTCGGCGAGCCGCTGCTGTCGGCTGCGGCTTTTTGGGGAGATGTCCTGCCGATCACCAACCTGGTGCGCGCTGGGGCGTCCGTTAACGGAACCGACCGGTTTGGCCAAACCGCGTTGATGACATGCGTGTGTGGCGCGACATCCCCCAACTACGGCCCGCAGGAGCTCCCGCGGACGGCCGCTGCCCGCCTGCTGATCCGGCTTGGTGCTGCCGTCAATGCCAAGGACTACTCGGGCCGAACAGCCCTCGACCTCGCCGTCCGCAACGGTGACCTGGCGCTGGCCAGCATCCTGCTTCATGCTGGCGGCAGAGCGTCGCAGCAAAGCGGCACGTCGGATTCCGTCGGCCGCGCCGCATCACGGTATGTGCGGGCGCGTCATGAGCCGTAA